One part of the Vogesella sp. LIG4 genome encodes these proteins:
- the folK gene encoding 2-amino-4-hydroxy-6-hydroxymethyldihydropteridine diphosphokinase, producing the protein MKRAVIALGSNLDDPVAQVEAALAAIAALPGVRLTRRSSCYRTAPVGYADQPDFINAVCEVESALAPAELLAALLRLEQDFGRVRTFRNAPRVLDLDLLLVEGVSQHDEFLTLPHPRMHERAFVMLPLAEMAPEWRIGELGTAAELAANLDAGGVSRLA; encoded by the coding sequence GTGAAGCGTGCGGTGATCGCGCTGGGCAGCAATCTGGATGACCCGGTCGCCCAGGTGGAGGCAGCGCTGGCGGCCATTGCCGCGCTGCCGGGCGTGCGCCTCACGCGCCGTTCGTCCTGCTACCGCACCGCGCCGGTGGGCTATGCCGACCAGCCGGACTTCATCAACGCGGTGTGCGAAGTGGAAAGCGCGCTGGCGCCGGCCGAGCTGCTGGCTGCCCTGCTGCGGCTGGAGCAGGATTTCGGCCGCGTACGCACCTTCCGCAACGCACCGCGCGTGCTGGACCTGGACCTGCTGCTGGTGGAAGGCGTCAGCCAGCACGACGAATTTCTTACCCTGCCGCACCCGCGCATGCACGAGCGCGCCTTCGTGATGCTGCCGCTGGCAGAAATGGCGCCGGAATGGCGCATCGGCGAACTTGGTACCGCGGCCGAGCTTGCGGCCAACCTGGACGCCGGCGGCGTAAGCCGCCTGGCGTGA
- a CDS encoding deoxynucleoside kinase, whose product MTQLRYVVVEGPIGAGKSQLARRLADYWSVRLLAEAPEQNPFLTRFYRHPPYHALATQLSFLMQRADAAHDMLHGDLLAAPLVSDFLFDKDELFASKTLDADELAIYRRIVQRFLPEYPVPDLVIYLQASADTVAGRLAARAATTDQPPMPEGYVQRMHEAYSAFFHNYEAAPLLIVNTDNLDLVEGNEDFELLLRCITEMRGQRSYFNKGL is encoded by the coding sequence ATGACGCAATTGCGCTACGTGGTGGTGGAAGGCCCGATCGGCGCCGGTAAATCGCAACTGGCCCGCCGGCTGGCGGATTACTGGTCGGTACGGCTGCTGGCCGAGGCACCGGAGCAGAACCCGTTCCTGACGCGCTTCTATCGCCACCCGCCGTACCATGCGCTGGCTACCCAGCTGTCCTTCCTGATGCAGCGCGCCGACGCCGCGCACGACATGCTGCACGGCGACTTGCTGGCTGCGCCGCTGGTGTCCGACTTCCTGTTCGACAAGGACGAGCTGTTCGCCAGCAAGACGCTGGACGCCGACGAGCTGGCCATCTACCGCCGCATCGTGCAGCGCTTCCTGCCGGAATATCCGGTGCCGGATCTGGTGATCTACCTGCAGGCCTCGGCCGATACCGTGGCCGGCAGGTTGGCCGCACGCGCCGCCACCACCGACCAGCCGCCGATGCCGGAAGGCTATGTGCAGCGCATGCACGAGGCCTACAGCGCCTTCTTCCACAACTACGAAGCGGCGCCGCTGCTGATCGTGAACACCGACAACCTCGATCTGGTTGAAGGCAACGAAGATTTCGAGCTATTGTTGCGCTGCATCACGGAAATGCGTGGTCAGCGCAGTTACTTCAACAAGGGGCTCTGA
- a CDS encoding MATE family efflux transporter, translated as MLFELNRSPWQLLRREALLLIKLALPMMVAQIAQVATGFVDTVMAGRVSTDDLAAVSLGASVFITTYVTLIGVAAALNPILAQQHGRGETTALGDTARQGLWFGLLLGMCGAGLMLAVQPLLRLWLDLPPVVVDKAMLFIDGAAMGMPAAILHRSLAAFASSLGHTRPLMVVSVTGLLLNIPLNYALIHGLFGLPALGGAGCGWATGCVFIFNATALYLYIKFHRVFQPYGLCQGLVAPQWRRFPAFLKLGLPIGLSFFVEVSLFSFIALLVAKLGTTVVATHQTVINFSSVIYMIPQSIGTAATIRVGQSVGAGDYHRARTVCGVSLALGLAMASLTMLWVLLDRHDIMRLYSADPAVIALGGTLMLFAAFYQLTDAMQTIASSALRGYKITTIPMVIHIVSFWGFGLLLGAWLGLGAPRMGVHGFWAALVISLSTAGVLLVSYLARVSRQRLHRQTA; from the coding sequence ATGCTGTTTGAACTGAACCGTAGCCCGTGGCAGCTGTTGCGCCGCGAAGCCCTGCTGCTGATCAAGCTGGCGCTGCCGATGATGGTGGCGCAGATCGCACAGGTGGCCACCGGCTTCGTCGATACGGTCATGGCCGGTCGCGTCAGCACCGACGACCTGGCTGCGGTGTCGCTGGGCGCCAGCGTGTTCATCACCACCTATGTCACGCTGATCGGCGTGGCGGCGGCGCTGAACCCCATCCTCGCGCAGCAGCACGGCCGCGGCGAAACCACCGCCCTGGGCGATACCGCGCGCCAGGGCCTGTGGTTCGGCCTGCTGCTGGGGATGTGCGGCGCCGGCCTGATGCTGGCGGTGCAGCCGCTGCTGCGGCTGTGGCTGGACCTGCCGCCGGTAGTGGTGGACAAGGCGATGCTGTTCATCGACGGTGCCGCCATGGGCATGCCGGCCGCCATCCTGCACCGCTCGCTGGCAGCGTTCGCCTCCAGCCTGGGCCACACCCGCCCGCTGATGGTGGTGAGCGTTACCGGCCTGCTGCTGAACATCCCGCTCAACTACGCGCTGATCCACGGCCTGTTCGGCCTGCCGGCGCTGGGCGGCGCTGGCTGCGGCTGGGCCACCGGCTGCGTGTTCATCTTCAATGCCACCGCGCTATACCTGTATATCAAGTTCCATCGCGTGTTCCAGCCCTATGGCCTGTGCCAGGGGCTGGTGGCGCCGCAGTGGCGGCGCTTCCCGGCCTTCCTCAAGCTGGGGCTGCCCATCGGGCTGTCCTTCTTCGTGGAGGTGAGCCTGTTTTCCTTCATCGCGCTGCTGGTCGCCAAGCTGGGCACCACCGTGGTGGCCACCCACCAGACGGTGATCAACTTCTCCAGCGTGATCTACATGATTCCGCAGAGCATAGGCACCGCCGCCACCATCCGCGTCGGCCAGAGCGTGGGCGCCGGCGACTACCACCGCGCCCGCACGGTATGCGGCGTCAGCCTGGCGCTGGGGCTGGCGATGGCATCGCTGACCATGCTGTGGGTGCTGCTGGATCGCCACGACATCATGCGTCTGTACAGCGCCGACCCGGCGGTGATTGCGCTGGGCGGCACGCTGATGCTGTTCGCCGCCTTCTACCAGCTGACCGATGCCATGCAGACCATCGCCTCCAGCGCGCTGCGCGGCTACAAGATCACCACCATCCCGATGGTGATCCACATCGTGTCATTCTGGGGCTTCGGCCTGCTGCTGGGCGCCTGGCTGGGCCTGGGCGCGCCGCGCATGGGCGTGCATGGCTTCTGGGCGGCGCTGGTGATCAGCCTGAGCACCGCCGGCGTGCTGCTGGTAAGCTATCTGGCGCGCGTCAGCCGGCAACGGCTGCATCGTCAAACCGCCTGA
- the pcnB gene encoding polynucleotide adenylyltransferase PcnB codes for MIRKLFSRVFDLSGNRAANKTKPRVMSLAQHGVRRDGLSNAALRVVSRLQESGHAAYVVGGAVRDLLLGVTPKDFDVATSATPEEVHHLFRRSRIIGRRFRIVHVMMGPETIEVTTFRGGDIGKTSDSGRIMADNTYGSQAEDAQRRDFTVNALFYNPTDETIIDYHHGVKDLHARKLVMIGQPARRYQEDPVRMLRAVRLAAKLGFEIDEHTRKPIASHASLLKNEPPARLFDELLKLLHSGQAFACLQKLRDEGLSRGIFPLLDAVLDEQGGEAFLKLALANTDERVRADKPVSVGFMLAAMLWAQVNNRWQANIERGDKSLPALMLAMSEVESLQDNDFAIPRRFSATMREIWSLQPRFESRGGARPFRFLEQPRFRAAFDFYSLRAEVGEVPHDMVQWWSEFQDADHNTRQELIAEAAAAGKEQGEGGDAQRKKRRRRRRSNASAGGGDGA; via the coding sequence ATGATCCGCAAATTGTTCAGTCGCGTCTTCGACTTGTCCGGCAATCGTGCCGCCAACAAAACCAAACCACGCGTGATGTCGCTGGCGCAGCACGGCGTTCGCCGCGATGGCCTGAGCAATGCCGCGCTGCGCGTGGTATCGCGCCTGCAGGAATCCGGACACGCCGCCTACGTGGTGGGCGGCGCGGTGCGCGACCTGCTGCTGGGCGTCACGCCCAAGGATTTCGACGTGGCCACCAGTGCCACCCCGGAAGAGGTGCACCACCTGTTCCGCCGCTCGCGCATCATCGGCCGCCGCTTCCGCATCGTGCACGTGATGATGGGGCCGGAAACCATCGAAGTGACCACCTTCCGCGGCGGCGATATCGGCAAGACCAGCGACAGCGGCCGCATCATGGCGGACAACACCTACGGCAGCCAGGCCGAGGATGCGCAGCGCCGCGACTTCACCGTCAACGCGTTGTTCTACAACCCCACCGATGAAACCATCATTGATTACCACCACGGCGTGAAGGATCTGCACGCCAGGAAGCTGGTGATGATCGGCCAGCCGGCACGCCGCTACCAGGAAGACCCGGTGCGCATGCTGCGCGCGGTGCGTCTGGCGGCCAAGCTGGGTTTCGAGATCGACGAACACACCCGCAAGCCGATTGCCTCGCATGCCAGCCTGCTGAAGAACGAGCCGCCGGCGCGGCTGTTCGACGAGCTGCTCAAGCTGCTGCACTCCGGGCAGGCCTTCGCCTGTCTGCAGAAGCTGCGTGACGAGGGCCTGTCGCGCGGTATTTTCCCGCTGCTGGACGCGGTGCTGGACGAACAGGGCGGCGAAGCCTTCCTCAAGCTGGCGCTGGCCAATACCGACGAGCGCGTGCGCGCCGACAAGCCGGTATCGGTGGGCTTCATGCTGGCCGCCATGCTGTGGGCGCAGGTGAACAACCGCTGGCAGGCCAATATCGAGCGGGGCGACAAATCGCTGCCGGCACTGATGCTGGCAATGAGCGAGGTGGAATCGCTGCAGGACAACGATTTCGCCATTCCGCGCCGCTTCTCCGCCACCATGCGCGAGATCTGGTCGCTGCAGCCGCGCTTCGAAAGCCGCGGCGGCGCGCGCCCGTTCCGCTTCCTGGAGCAGCCGCGCTTCCGTGCGGCCTTCGATTTCTACAGCCTGCGCGCCGAAGTGGGCGAAGTGCCGCACGACATGGTGCAATGGTGGTCCGAGTTCCAGGACGCCGACCACAACACCCGCCAGGAGCTGATCGCCGAGGCGGCTGCCGCCGGCAAGGAGCAGGGCGAGGGTGGCGATGCGCAGCGCAAGAAGCGCCGCCGCCGCCGTCGCAGCAATGCCAGTGCCGGTGGAGGTGACGGGGCGTGA